GGTGTGCCGTGGACACGTCTGCGCCGACGCACCGCGGGTTTCTTGTGGGGCACCTCGACGGTTCCGAGCCCCCGGGGATGGGCCCGGATCGGCCCGCCCATGCGCAGCAAGATCGCCCTGCACGCCACCGTCACCGCGATGACCGCCGTGATCGCCAGCAATACGGTGATCGGCGTCGAGACCTTCTTGCTCGTCCAACTCGCCTTCAACGGCGGCCAACTCACCTTCGACGAGACGCTGGGCGCGCCGAATTTTCCCGTGGTCGTGGGTGCGATCATCGTCGGCATCCTGACGAATCTGCTGCTGGGGATGCTGGCCGTCCGGCCCCAGCTGCGCTGGTTCATCAGCTGCCAACCCGCCGACCATGCCCGTCGACGCGCCGTACAGCGGATACCGATCGTGCAGCTCGGAGTCACGGTCGTCTCGTGGAGCGCGGCGGCGCTGTTCTACGTGTTCATCGCCGAAGAGCTCACGACCGCGACCGTCGCCGGCGTCGCGGTCGCATTCGCGCTGGCCGGTATGTCGAGTGCCTGTCTCACCTATCTGTTCGCCGAACGCGCCGCCCGCCCCCTGGCCGTCGTCGTCCTCGAGGACTTCCCCACGAACCACGTCATGAACGGTGTGCGCGTGCGGATGCTGGCCGTGTGGGCGGTGAGCTCGGCGGTGCCGATGGTCGGTTTGTTGACGGTCAACGCGGGGCGCTGGACCGGTCTGCTGCCCGATGTCTACGGCGCGGTCGACTGGACGACCGTGATCCTCTGCCTGGTGGGCCTCGCATCCGGAGCCCGTGTCATCGCGCTTGTGGGACAGGCGATCACCGATCCGCTGACGGAGATGCGCCGGGCGGTGCACCGCGTGGACCACGGCGACTACAAGGCTCGCGTGCCCGTGTACGACTCCTCGGAACTCGGTGTGCTGCAACACGGTTTCAACAGGATGGTCGAAGGTCTCGCCGAACGGGACCGCATGCGTGAGATATTCGCGCGACACGTCGGCGACACCGTGGCCGAGCTCGCGATCTCCGACGGTGTCGGCATGCACGGCACCAACACTCGCGTCGGTGTCCTGTTCGTCGACATCGTCGGCTCGACGGGGCTGGCGCAGCAGCGTAGTCCCGACGACACCGCCGCCCTGCTCAATGCCTTCTTCAGCATCGTCGCCGACGTCGTCGATCAACATTCGGGCTTCGTCAACAAATTCGAGGGCGACGCCGCGCTCGCCGTCTTCGGCGCGCCCGTCGAGATCGACGACCCGGCGGGCGCCGCGCTCGGCGCCGCCCGCGACCTCGCCGACCGGCTGGCCAGCAGCCTCGACATCCGTTGGGGGATCGGCGTTTCCTACGGGGAAGCGTTCGCCGGCAACATCGGCGCCGAACGACGCTACGAGTACACCGTCATCGGCGACCCGGTCAACGAGTGCGCACGCCTGTCCGACATGGCCAAGACCGGACGCATCCCGGCTCTGGCCAGCGGCGCGGCGATCGACGCCGCCGGCGAGGAAGCGCAGGAGTGGAAGCTGCTCGGCACGCGGATCATGCGCGGCCGCTCCGAGCCCACCGCCTTCCATGCGCCGATCGAACTCGTCGAGCGGTTGGGGACGTCGAC
The genomic region above belongs to Gordonia hongkongensis and contains:
- a CDS encoding adenylate/guanylate cyclase domain-containing protein; translation: MGRPRRTRRGVPWTRLRRRTAGFLWGTSTVPSPRGWARIGPPMRSKIALHATVTAMTAVIASNTVIGVETFLLVQLAFNGGQLTFDETLGAPNFPVVVGAIIVGILTNLLLGMLAVRPQLRWFISCQPADHARRRAVQRIPIVQLGVTVVSWSAAALFYVFIAEELTTATVAGVAVAFALAGMSSACLTYLFAERAARPLAVVVLEDFPTNHVMNGVRVRMLAVWAVSSAVPMVGLLTVNAGRWTGLLPDVYGAVDWTTVILCLVGLASGARVIALVGQAITDPLTEMRRAVHRVDHGDYKARVPVYDSSELGVLQHGFNRMVEGLAERDRMREIFARHVGDTVAELAISDGVGMHGTNTRVGVLFVDIVGSTGLAQQRSPDDTAALLNAFFSIVADVVDQHSGFVNKFEGDAALAVFGAPVEIDDPAGAALGAARDLADRLASSLDIRWGIGVSYGEAFAGNIGAERRYEYTVIGDPVNECARLSDMAKTGRIPALASGAAIDAAGEEAQEWKLLGTRIMRGRSEPTAFHAPIELVERLGTSTNLIAELLRPARRIVGANPLRLTTFFGG